Proteins encoded by one window of Thermobaculum terrenum ATCC BAA-798:
- a CDS encoding Ldh family oxidoreductase, translated as MANVEESRDQDYISVDHMALKSWVTEVFCKLGVPREDADVTADVLVAADLRGIESHGVARLGRYTSRLMKGLISPVANPVIVRETSSTALVDGNNGLGQPVAMWAMQLAIDKAREVGSGTVAVRNSNHYGIAGYYAMMALEHDMIGMSLTNSSPLVVPTGGRKAVIGTNPIAVAIPAGKERPWVLDMATSVVPRGKLEVYARKNKPMPLGWAVDETGQPTTDAQRVLDALTARLGGGILPLGGTALFSGYKGYNLSVMVDLLCGVLPGSNWGPKVDEPVDGKLVPSRVGHFFWALRVDAFRPIDEFKQEMDDYIRMLKESPKAEGEDRIWVAGEKEWELQEEYSREGVPLYYKVVETLRGIGQEVGLPFDAMVLGAGHSTGMA; from the coding sequence ATGGCTAACGTGGAGGAGTCTCGGGATCAGGATTATATAAGCGTAGATCATATGGCGCTCAAATCCTGGGTAACAGAAGTCTTCTGTAAGCTGGGCGTGCCTAGGGAGGACGCTGATGTTACTGCAGATGTGCTGGTTGCAGCTGATCTTAGAGGCATAGAGAGTCATGGGGTGGCTCGTCTTGGCCGCTACACTAGCAGATTGATGAAGGGGCTTATCTCTCCGGTAGCAAACCCTGTGATAGTTAGGGAAACATCATCTACCGCTCTTGTAGACGGTAACAATGGACTAGGGCAACCCGTGGCTATGTGGGCTATGCAGCTGGCTATAGATAAAGCCAGGGAAGTTGGGAGCGGTACAGTTGCTGTAAGGAACAGTAACCACTATGGCATAGCGGGCTATTATGCGATGATGGCGCTAGAGCATGACATGATAGGGATGAGCCTGACTAATTCAAGTCCGCTGGTGGTACCTACTGGTGGTAGAAAAGCTGTGATAGGGACCAATCCGATTGCTGTGGCTATTCCTGCGGGTAAAGAGAGGCCATGGGTGCTCGATATGGCGACAAGTGTGGTCCCGAGGGGTAAGCTTGAGGTGTACGCAAGGAAGAACAAGCCCATGCCCCTTGGTTGGGCTGTGGATGAAACCGGTCAGCCTACGACAGACGCTCAGAGGGTTCTGGATGCTCTAACTGCCCGCTTGGGAGGGGGTATCTTACCTTTAGGAGGTACAGCTCTGTTTAGTGGTTATAAAGGCTATAACCTATCTGTAATGGTAGATCTGCTATGCGGGGTGCTGCCCGGTTCAAATTGGGGTCCCAAAGTAGATGAGCCTGTAGATGGCAAGCTAGTACCATCCAGGGTGGGACACTTCTTCTGGGCGTTGAGGGTAGATGCCTTCAGGCCCATTGACGAGTTCAAGCAAGAGATGGATGATTACATCAGAATGCTCAAGGAATCCCCCAAGGCTGAGGGGGAAGATAGGATATGGGTAGCAGGTGAGAAAGAGTGGGAGCTTCAAGAGGAATATTCTCGTGAAGGAGTTCCCCTCTATTACAAAGTCGTCGAGACCCTGCGGGGCATAGGGCAAGAGGTGGGGCTCCCATTTGATGCTATGGTGTTAGGGGCGGGGCATAGTACAGGCATGGCATAA
- the xylB gene encoding xylulokinase: MPVVIGIDVGTTGVRVLAVDQSGNVVAESTSEYPLYTPRPGWTEQNPEDWWVATQESLHKVIQQVKDEILGLGLTGQMHGSVFLDERGDVIRPALLWNDQRTAKQCEEMTEVVGYDKLISIAGNPALTGFQAPKILWLRENEPENYSKVRHVLLPKDYVRYKLTGEFATDASDAAGTLLLDVKARDWSREILEALEIPLEWLPKVFEGPEVTGYVSQDLADSLGLGSKIPVAAGGGDNAAAAVGTGIIKEGLMSSSIGTSGVLFVHSEEFRPDPSGRIHAFCHAVPGKYHLMGVTLSAGGSLRWWRDLLGGLNYDQLSELASTAPPGSEGLLFLPYLTGERTPHLDPHARGSFFGLTARHDKSHMTRAVMEGVVFSMLDSLQIIRELNVEVNEVRAIGGGARSQLWRQIQADIYRLPIKRTVAEEGPAYGAALLAGVASGIYKDVEEACSLIALRDEVTYPDESRSDLYARYYEVYKSLYPSTKDAMHQLSELASM, from the coding sequence ATGCCTGTAGTAATAGGTATTGACGTAGGCACGACAGGTGTCAGGGTTCTGGCTGTAGATCAATCAGGGAATGTCGTAGCGGAGTCAACCTCGGAATATCCACTGTACACTCCCAGACCAGGATGGACAGAGCAGAACCCAGAAGACTGGTGGGTAGCAACCCAGGAATCCCTACATAAAGTCATCCAACAGGTTAAGGATGAGATCCTAGGATTAGGGCTTACAGGACAGATGCATGGATCCGTTTTCCTCGACGAGAGAGGCGACGTGATCCGTCCCGCACTGCTATGGAATGATCAAAGAACCGCTAAGCAGTGCGAAGAAATGACCGAGGTCGTAGGTTACGACAAGCTTATATCCATAGCTGGGAATCCAGCACTAACAGGCTTCCAGGCCCCAAAGATCCTATGGCTTAGAGAAAATGAGCCTGAGAACTATTCCAAAGTTAGGCACGTCCTTCTTCCAAAGGACTACGTTCGTTACAAGCTGACAGGTGAATTTGCAACTGACGCATCGGACGCTGCTGGAACTCTTCTTCTGGACGTGAAAGCTAGAGACTGGTCTCGTGAGATCCTAGAGGCGCTCGAAATCCCCTTAGAATGGCTCCCAAAGGTATTCGAAGGTCCAGAAGTAACGGGCTATGTATCCCAGGACCTGGCTGATAGCCTAGGGTTAGGCTCCAAGATACCAGTAGCTGCGGGCGGTGGAGATAACGCAGCGGCTGCAGTAGGGACAGGTATCATCAAAGAAGGATTGATGAGCTCCTCGATAGGTACTAGCGGTGTTCTCTTCGTACATTCTGAAGAGTTTCGTCCCGATCCCTCAGGCAGGATACATGCATTCTGTCACGCTGTCCCTGGTAAATACCACCTGATGGGCGTGACACTCTCGGCCGGAGGATCGCTTCGGTGGTGGAGAGATCTCCTTGGAGGGTTGAACTATGATCAACTCTCAGAGCTTGCTAGTACAGCTCCACCTGGATCTGAAGGACTTTTATTCTTACCATACCTGACAGGTGAACGCACACCTCACTTAGACCCACACGCACGAGGATCATTCTTTGGGCTCACAGCTAGACACGATAAATCCCACATGACTCGTGCGGTAATGGAAGGCGTCGTATTCAGCATGCTGGATTCTCTCCAGATCATCAGAGAGTTAAATGTGGAAGTAAATGAGGTCAGAGCAATAGGCGGCGGCGCACGTAGCCAGCTCTGGAGGCAGATCCAGGCTGATATATATCGCCTACCCATAAAACGTACGGTAGCCGAAGAGGGTCCAGCCTATGGTGCTGCACTCCTAGCAGGCGTCGCTTCCGGCATATACAAAGACGTCGAAGAGGCATGCTCACTCATAGCACTCAGAGACGAGGTCACATATCCGGACGAATCAAGATCCGACTTATATGCTCGCTACTACGAAGTCTACAAGAGCCTTTATCCAAGTACCAAAGACGCCATGCATCAGCTATCAGAGCTAGCTTCAATGTAA
- the pgl gene encoding 6-phosphogluconolactonase: MAGKLSIVENSSEVARAGAEQFISRAKESIDDHGSFFVALSGGSTPVAMYKLLASDEYRGKVDWDKVLFFWSDERCVPPDHPDSNYGSAHQHLLQPLGITEDRVFRMKGELPPEEAAREYEEIVKKAVPGDPPRFDLIFLGLGDDAHTASLFPETDALHVTDRLVVHNYVPKLNTYRITFTSTLINAAASVVFLVSGEGKAEALKSVLEGEQNPTKYPAQMVNPTSGALLWVVDRAAASLLSGTQ; this comes from the coding sequence ATGGCAGGAAAGTTATCGATTGTAGAAAATTCCTCCGAGGTAGCTCGAGCTGGAGCTGAGCAGTTCATATCCAGAGCTAAAGAATCAATAGATGACCATGGTTCGTTCTTCGTGGCGCTATCAGGTGGATCAACGCCTGTGGCAATGTACAAGTTGCTAGCTTCGGATGAATACAGAGGCAAAGTCGACTGGGACAAAGTGCTCTTCTTCTGGAGCGACGAGAGGTGTGTGCCTCCAGATCACCCGGATAGTAACTACGGATCAGCACATCAGCATCTCCTGCAGCCACTCGGTATAACCGAAGACAGGGTCTTCAGAATGAAGGGCGAACTCCCACCCGAAGAAGCTGCAAGAGAATACGAGGAGATTGTAAAGAAGGCTGTACCTGGCGATCCTCCAAGATTCGACCTGATATTTCTAGGATTGGGAGATGATGCGCATACAGCCTCATTATTCCCTGAAACCGACGCTCTGCATGTCACCGATAGATTAGTGGTACATAACTACGTACCCAAGCTGAATACCTACAGGATCACTTTTACTTCTACCCTTATCAATGCGGCAGCCAGTGTGGTCTTTCTGGTATCTGGGGAGGGCAAGGCAGAAGCGCTCAAGTCGGTCTTGGAGGGCGAGCAAAATCCGACTAAGTACCCTGCTCAGATGGTAAATCCAACCAGTGGCGCGCTGCTGTGGGTCGTAGATCGGGCAGCAGCCAGTCTGCTCTCAGGCACACAGTAG
- the zwf gene encoding glucose-6-phosphate dehydrogenase, producing the protein MTTVIENPLRASTHIERTPQPCAIVVFGATGDLTHRKLVPALYNLAVDKLLPPNFAIIGFARRPWSDDYFREEMLKGVQEFSRRKPDPKIWESFAQNLYYVQSEFDNVEGYQKLKDFLDKLDSEKGLGGNRLYYLSASPSYYETIVERLGDVGLSGRSRRAEQGYTRIIIEKPFGHDLQSARELNDLLHQFFSEDQIFRIDHYLGKETVQNILVFRFANSIFEPIWNRNYIDHVQITAAESIGIEGRGKYYEESGALRDMMQSHLLQLLNLVAMEPPVAFDANSVRDEKVKVLRAIRPIRGNAVADQVVRGQYGPGLIDGKEVPGYRQEPNVDPNSVTETYVAIKLFIDNWRWQGVPIYMRTGKRLKKRVTEIAIQFKQPPLLLFGQQTDGIIEPNVLALRIQPDEGISLTVSVKTPGTRLNIRPVKMEFLYGTGFGIEPPEAYERLLLDAMIGDSTLFTRHDEVEASWAFITDILDAWKQLPPPQFPNYESGSWGPRDADRLLYRDGREWRWL; encoded by the coding sequence ATGACGACTGTAATCGAGAACCCACTTAGGGCAAGTACGCATATAGAACGTACTCCACAGCCCTGTGCGATAGTGGTCTTTGGTGCTACCGGCGATCTAACACATCGCAAGCTAGTTCCTGCCTTATATAACCTTGCAGTTGATAAGCTTTTACCACCTAACTTCGCGATAATAGGTTTTGCCCGACGCCCCTGGAGCGACGATTACTTCAGGGAAGAGATGCTCAAAGGGGTACAGGAATTCTCGCGTAGGAAGCCTGATCCAAAGATCTGGGAAAGTTTTGCACAAAATTTGTACTACGTGCAATCAGAATTCGACAACGTAGAAGGTTATCAAAAGCTAAAGGATTTTTTGGATAAGCTCGACAGTGAAAAAGGACTCGGTGGGAACAGGCTATACTATCTGTCAGCCTCTCCATCCTATTATGAAACGATAGTCGAAAGATTAGGCGATGTAGGTCTAAGCGGGAGGTCTCGCAGAGCTGAACAGGGATACACCCGTATCATCATAGAAAAGCCTTTCGGCCATGATCTGCAGTCGGCACGAGAACTTAATGACCTGTTGCACCAGTTCTTCTCTGAGGATCAAATATTCCGCATAGACCACTACCTGGGTAAGGAAACCGTACAAAACATACTGGTATTCAGGTTTGCTAACTCCATATTCGAGCCTATATGGAATCGGAACTACATAGACCACGTACAAATAACGGCAGCTGAATCTATTGGCATCGAGGGGCGTGGGAAATACTACGAGGAATCAGGCGCGCTGAGAGATATGATGCAGAGCCACCTATTGCAGCTCCTCAACTTAGTAGCAATGGAGCCGCCTGTGGCGTTCGATGCAAACTCAGTGCGCGATGAAAAGGTCAAGGTCCTTAGGGCTATTCGACCGATTCGAGGTAATGCCGTAGCCGATCAGGTAGTAAGAGGCCAATATGGTCCCGGCTTAATAGATGGGAAAGAGGTACCTGGCTACAGGCAGGAGCCGAACGTAGATCCCAACTCAGTTACTGAAACCTACGTGGCGATCAAGCTATTTATAGACAACTGGCGCTGGCAAGGAGTACCCATCTATATGCGCACCGGCAAGCGCCTGAAGAAGAGGGTCACCGAGATCGCAATCCAGTTCAAGCAGCCCCCGTTACTGCTGTTTGGGCAACAAACAGATGGCATTATCGAGCCTAACGTATTGGCGTTGCGGATACAGCCAGATGAAGGCATCTCATTGACTGTATCCGTCAAGACCCCGGGCACCAGGCTCAATATACGGCCAGTAAAGATGGAATTCCTGTACGGAACAGGCTTTGGCATTGAGCCTCCCGAGGCCTATGAGAGGTTGCTGCTGGACGCCATGATAGGTGACTCAACCCTATTCACTCGCCACGATGAGGTGGAAGCTTCTTGGGCCTTCATAACCGACATACTTGATGCTTGGAAGCAACTGCCTCCACCCCAGTTCCCGAACTATGAAAGCGGTAGCTGGGGGCCGAGAGATGCGGATCGATTGCTCTACCGAGACGGTAGGGAGTGGCGCTGGTTATAG
- a CDS encoding bifunctional transaldolase/phosoglucose isomerase → MTDRLHRFQQESVGRRLWQHDASIWKDDPAVQQKICNRLGWLDVIPEMIKEVPNLQKFAEELKAEGFTHAVLLGMGGSSLAPDVLRHTFGSAQGYPELHVLDTTDSTTIKSVEDKIDLAKTLFIVASKSGTTIETVSQFKYFWEKVSSLGISDPGKHFIAITDPGTKLAEEGRNKGFRAVFENREDIGGRYSALSYFGLVPGAIIGAPIDKLLDRAQDMSKECGPNVEPKDNPGVWLGTIMGEMALAGRDKLTLVISPGIGTFGYWVEQLIAESTGKEGKGILPVEGETLGEPSSYGDDRLFVHLDMGSPEDKEMGQKLESLAQAGHPVVTLRLAGPTDMGGEFLRWEIATAIAGAILGINPFDEPNVQESKDNTNRLLKEYENTGKLPEPEPDITEDSISLYGYQGHTLAGALEAFLSSAKAGDYLAIMAYVPYNPEVEKPLQEARIQLRDALTIATTFGYGPRFLHSTGQLHKGGADNGMFLQVTYDEPQDMPIPGVPYSFNVLKRAQALGDFEALKGRGRRVLRVHLRGELVEALRQLQSLVQDAIKVRS, encoded by the coding sequence ATAACCGACCGCCTCCACCGATTCCAGCAGGAGTCGGTCGGCAGGCGGTTATGGCAACATGACGCCAGCATCTGGAAGGATGATCCAGCCGTACAGCAGAAGATCTGCAATAGGCTGGGTTGGCTGGATGTCATTCCAGAGATGATCAAAGAGGTCCCCAACCTGCAAAAGTTCGCAGAAGAGCTCAAAGCTGAAGGTTTTACCCATGCAGTGCTTCTTGGCATGGGAGGCAGCAGCCTTGCTCCTGACGTGCTGCGTCATACCTTTGGCTCAGCACAGGGGTACCCAGAACTCCACGTACTTGATACTACAGACAGTACAACTATCAAGTCTGTAGAGGACAAGATAGATCTGGCAAAGACCTTGTTCATAGTTGCCAGCAAATCCGGCACAACTATTGAGACGGTCTCGCAGTTCAAGTACTTCTGGGAGAAGGTTAGCTCGCTAGGGATAAGCGACCCTGGTAAGCACTTCATAGCAATCACAGATCCAGGGACAAAGCTTGCAGAAGAAGGCAGAAACAAGGGATTTAGGGCCGTATTCGAGAACCGAGAGGATATAGGCGGTAGATACTCCGCATTGTCCTACTTCGGCCTGGTGCCTGGGGCTATCATTGGCGCTCCAATTGATAAGCTTCTGGACAGAGCTCAGGACATGTCAAAGGAATGCGGTCCTAACGTAGAGCCTAAGGACAACCCCGGAGTGTGGCTCGGCACCATCATGGGTGAGATGGCCCTAGCTGGCAGAGACAAGCTCACTCTGGTGATTTCGCCTGGGATAGGCACCTTCGGCTATTGGGTAGAGCAACTTATAGCCGAAAGCACAGGGAAAGAAGGCAAAGGCATACTACCTGTTGAGGGCGAGACCTTAGGTGAGCCCAGCTCCTACGGGGATGATAGGCTCTTCGTCCATCTAGACATGGGCTCTCCTGAGGACAAAGAAATGGGGCAAAAGCTCGAGAGCTTGGCCCAGGCCGGGCACCCCGTCGTTACACTTCGCCTGGCAGGTCCAACTGATATGGGCGGAGAGTTCCTGAGATGGGAGATAGCTACAGCTATAGCAGGAGCCATACTTGGTATCAATCCATTCGATGAGCCCAACGTGCAGGAGAGCAAAGATAACACCAATCGCCTCCTGAAAGAGTACGAAAACACAGGCAAGCTGCCGGAGCCAGAGCCTGATATAACCGAGGATTCGATCTCTCTGTATGGATATCAAGGGCATACTCTTGCAGGGGCGCTAGAAGCGTTCCTATCCAGCGCAAAGGCAGGGGACTACCTGGCTATCATGGCTTATGTGCCTTACAATCCAGAGGTCGAAAAGCCCCTACAGGAAGCCAGAATCCAGCTAAGAGATGCACTAACGATAGCTACTACCTTTGGCTATGGACCGCGATTCCTGCATTCCACAGGGCAGCTACATAAGGGCGGAGCAGATAACGGCATGTTCCTGCAGGTAACTTACGATGAGCCCCAGGACATGCCAATACCAGGAGTTCCTTACAGCTTCAACGTTCTCAAGAGGGCTCAGGCTCTGGGAGACTTCGAAGCCTTGAAGGGAAGGGGGAGAAGAGTGCTCAGGGTGCACTTGCGAGGAGAACTCGTAGAGGCACTCAGGCAACTACAATCCCTCGTACAGGATGCTATAAAGGTTAGAAGCTAG
- the tal gene encoding transaldolase, which translates to MRTRLHELIEQGQSPWIDYITRDIIKSGELQSLIDKGIRGLTSNPTIFEKAISSSKEYDEAFRELVQNGASQSEIYEGLIVEDIRMAADVLRPVYDETGGLDGYVSIEVNPKLAYDTEGTIAEARKFFQTIDRPNIFIKVPATDQGIPAIRQLISEGINVNITLIFSIDYYERVMDAYLEGLEQRVSEGKPIDKIASVASFFVSRVDTEVDKRLQKLIESEQDSQEKSELESLLGKAAIANARIAYQHFLKKFQGERWESLKAKGARVQRPLWASTSTKNPAYRDVMYVEELIGPDTVNTMPPQTIEAFLDHGKVARTIDKDLDQAYAVIEKLESLGISMKEVTDKLQADGVKLFADSFDSLDKVINEKRETLMAELKDRQFANLGSYEGK; encoded by the coding sequence ATGCGCACTAGACTACATGAGCTTATCGAACAAGGGCAGAGCCCATGGATAGACTACATCACCAGAGACATAATCAAGTCCGGAGAGCTCCAATCCCTGATAGATAAAGGCATAAGGGGTTTGACATCTAACCCAACCATATTCGAAAAGGCTATCTCTAGCTCGAAAGAGTACGATGAAGCCTTCAGGGAGTTGGTACAGAATGGAGCTTCCCAGTCCGAGATCTACGAAGGGCTGATTGTGGAGGATATACGCATGGCCGCTGATGTCCTCCGGCCTGTGTATGATGAAACAGGAGGGCTTGATGGCTACGTCAGCATAGAGGTCAACCCCAAACTGGCCTACGATACTGAGGGTACAATCGCTGAGGCCCGAAAGTTCTTCCAAACAATCGATCGTCCGAACATCTTCATAAAGGTGCCCGCTACCGACCAGGGCATCCCTGCTATCAGGCAGTTGATCAGTGAGGGCATAAACGTCAATATCACCCTCATATTCTCGATCGATTACTACGAGCGCGTCATGGATGCCTATCTTGAAGGTCTTGAGCAAAGAGTATCTGAGGGCAAGCCCATAGATAAGATCGCTTCTGTAGCCAGCTTCTTCGTAAGTCGAGTCGACACAGAGGTGGATAAGAGGCTCCAGAAGCTCATCGAATCTGAGCAGGACAGCCAGGAGAAGAGTGAACTGGAGAGCCTACTTGGAAAGGCGGCAATAGCTAACGCGCGTATAGCCTATCAGCACTTCCTCAAGAAATTCCAAGGTGAGAGGTGGGAGAGCCTGAAAGCCAAAGGAGCACGGGTACAAAGACCTCTGTGGGCCAGCACGAGCACTAAGAACCCCGCATACAGAGACGTCATGTATGTAGAAGAGCTCATCGGACCCGACACGGTCAACACTATGCCTCCACAGACTATAGAGGCTTTCCTGGATCACGGCAAAGTTGCCAGGACCATCGACAAGGATCTGGACCAGGCGTATGCTGTGATCGAGAAGCTCGAGAGCCTTGGAATAAGCATGAAAGAAGTAACTGACAAGCTCCAGGCAGATGGAGTCAAGCTCTTTGCAGATTCCTTCGATAGCCTGGACAAGGTGATCAACGAGAAGAGGGAGACTCTGATGGCGGAACTCAAAGACAGGCAGTTCGCTAATTTGGGCTCCTACGAGGGAAAATAA
- a CDS encoding transketolase — MAVTTDQKTQIEQWHELAQQLRVDSLRCSTEAGSGHPTSSMSAADLMAVLMSKYLRYDFNNPENPGNDHLIFSKGHASPLLYSMFKAAGAITDEELMTFRKFGSRLQGHPTPAIPWVDVATGSLGQGLPIAIGIALSGKYLEKLPYRVWVLCGDSEMAEGSMWEAFQHAGYYKLDNLIAIVDVNRLGQRGETMLGWNLDGYAERAKAFGWHVIEIDGHNLEEIDRAYEEAIQVTGQPTVILARTHKGRGVSFLEDKEGWHGKPIDKDSLPKAIEELGGERNITIEVPKPDPVEAPSRGENKPLELPKYEVGDSVATRGAYGDALKALGAARGDVVALDGEVSNSTYSERFAKAYPDRFFEMYIAEQQMVAAAIGLGVRKWVPFASTFAAFLTRAYDFIRMGAISRANIRLCGSHAGVSIGEDGPSQMGLEDIAMMRAVHGSTVLYPCDANQTAQLVAAMADQNGISFLRTTREKTPVIYSSDEEFKIGGSKVVKQSSNDVATVVAAGITVHEAIKAYEELQKEGVSIRIVDAYSVKPIDVATLIESLQATGGKLVIAEDHWPEGGLGEAVLSALADSGQVSLSDIKVKHLAVRDMPGSGKPQELLDAAGISAKHIANAVRELSK, encoded by the coding sequence ATGGCTGTAACAACCGACCAGAAGACCCAGATCGAGCAGTGGCACGAACTAGCCCAACAGTTGAGGGTTGATAGCCTTAGGTGCAGCACTGAGGCAGGGTCCGGTCATCCCACCTCTTCCATGTCTGCTGCGGACCTTATGGCAGTCCTGATGAGCAAATATCTGCGATATGACTTCAATAATCCAGAGAATCCTGGAAACGATCACCTTATCTTCTCAAAGGGGCATGCCTCTCCCCTGCTGTATTCCATGTTCAAGGCAGCGGGAGCCATCACCGATGAGGAGTTGATGACCTTCAGAAAATTTGGTAGCCGGCTCCAGGGACACCCCACACCCGCTATACCATGGGTGGATGTTGCCACCGGGTCCCTTGGGCAGGGACTTCCCATAGCCATAGGCATAGCACTCTCTGGCAAGTACCTTGAGAAACTTCCCTACAGAGTCTGGGTACTCTGTGGCGATAGCGAAATGGCTGAAGGCTCAATGTGGGAGGCCTTCCAACACGCAGGGTACTACAAGCTCGACAACTTGATAGCAATAGTAGACGTCAACAGGCTTGGCCAGCGCGGCGAGACGATGCTCGGATGGAACCTGGACGGCTACGCGGAGCGCGCTAAGGCCTTTGGATGGCACGTCATAGAGATAGATGGTCATAACCTTGAGGAGATAGATCGAGCATACGAGGAGGCCATACAGGTCACAGGCCAACCTACCGTTATACTCGCACGCACCCATAAGGGCAGAGGCGTAAGCTTCCTTGAGGATAAGGAAGGCTGGCATGGCAAGCCCATAGATAAGGATAGCCTCCCCAAGGCGATTGAGGAACTGGGCGGTGAAAGAAACATCACCATAGAGGTTCCTAAGCCAGATCCGGTAGAAGCTCCAAGCAGAGGGGAGAACAAGCCCTTGGAGCTTCCGAAGTACGAGGTGGGAGATTCCGTAGCCACCAGAGGTGCCTATGGTGATGCCCTCAAGGCGCTGGGCGCAGCCAGAGGAGATGTGGTGGCTCTCGATGGAGAGGTAAGCAACTCCACTTATTCTGAAAGATTCGCCAAGGCCTATCCAGACAGATTCTTTGAGATGTACATAGCGGAGCAACAGATGGTTGCCGCAGCCATAGGCCTTGGAGTGCGCAAGTGGGTGCCCTTCGCATCCACGTTCGCCGCGTTCCTGACAAGAGCTTATGATTTTATACGAATGGGTGCTATATCCAGGGCTAACATCCGGCTCTGTGGGTCCCATGCGGGCGTATCCATCGGAGAGGATGGTCCTTCGCAGATGGGTCTGGAAGACATAGCGATGATGCGTGCGGTGCATGGCAGCACGGTGCTGTATCCTTGTGATGCCAATCAGACCGCCCAGCTGGTAGCTGCGATGGCAGACCAGAACGGCATCAGCTTCCTGCGAACAACCAGAGAGAAGACACCCGTCATTTATTCCTCTGACGAGGAATTCAAGATAGGCGGCAGTAAGGTCGTCAAGCAGTCAAGTAACGACGTCGCCACAGTCGTTGCCGCCGGCATAACGGTACACGAGGCGATTAAGGCCTACGAGGAGCTACAAAAAGAGGGGGTGTCTATCAGGATAGTAGATGCTTACTCTGTCAAGCCGATCGATGTGGCGACTCTGATCGAATCCCTGCAGGCCACAGGTGGCAAGCTGGTGATCGCAGAGGATCACTGGCCAGAAGGAGGCTTGGGCGAGGCAGTACTCTCTGCTCTGGCCGATTCAGGGCAAGTATCGCTTTCTGATATCAAGGTCAAGCACCTGGCGGTCCGCGATATGCCTGGCTCTGGTAAGCCGCAGGAGCTGTTGGACGCAGCAGGTATCAGCGCCAAGCACATAGCCAACGCAGTACGTGAGCTATCCAAATAG